The following proteins are co-located in the Vigna angularis cultivar LongXiaoDou No.4 chromosome 2, ASM1680809v1, whole genome shotgun sequence genome:
- the LOC108328078 gene encoding protein LURP-one-related 10, with translation MAYPNPHYPPQPTTSVPMPAVPTTVIGPQFCAPYPVDLAVVKKVMSIADGNFVVTDVNGNVVFKVKGSLMTLRDRRVLLDAAGHPLVTLRRKMMTAHDRWQAFRGESTDDKDLIFSLKRSSLIQFKTKLDVFMANNTREDICDFKVKGSWFERSCVVYAGESNNIVAQMHKKHTVQSILIGKDHFMVTIYPNIDYAFIVALIVILDEINDDAREE, from the exons ATGGCATACCCAAACCCTCATTATCCACCGCAGCCCACCACCTCCGTTCCGATGCCGGCGGTTCCAACCACCGTGATCGGGCCCCAGTTCTGCGCTCCGTACCCCGTGGATCTGGCGGTGGTGAAGAAGGTGATGTCCATCGCCGACGGCAACTTCGTGGTCACCGACGTCAACGGCAACGTGGTCTTCAAAGTCAAGGGCTCTCTCATGACCCTCCGTGACCGCCGCGTCCTCCTCGACGCCGCCGGCCACCCCCTCGTCACCCTCCGCCGCAAG ATGATGACAGCACATGATCGGTGGCAAGCTTTCAGAGGGGAAAGCACAGATGACAAAGATCTAATATTTTCTCTGAAGCGATCGTCCCTTATTCAGTTTAAGACGAAATTGGATGTGTTTATGGCTAATAACACAAGAGAAGATATTTGTGACTTTAAGGTCAAAGGTAGCTGGTTTGAACGATCTTGCGTTGTTTATGCTGGTGAATCTAACAACATCGTTGCTCAG ATGCATAAAAAGCACACAGTTCAGAGTATTTTGATTGGAAAAGATCATTTCATGGTGACGATTTATCCGAACATTGATTATGCGTTCATAGTGGCGTTAATAGTGATTCTTGACGAGATTAACGATGATGCAAGAGAAGAATAG